The Acanthochromis polyacanthus isolate Apoly-LR-REF ecotype Palm Island chromosome 17, KAUST_Apoly_ChrSc, whole genome shotgun sequence genome has a window encoding:
- the htr3a gene encoding 5-hydroxytryptamine receptor 3A: MRPSAAAWTALVLLLLQGASSACTVKKASSSSGRFANATLVRLSEFLSAGYKKGVRPVKDWRTSTIVAIDLMVYSILSVDEKNQVLTTYVWYRQSWTDEFLVWNPEDFDEVKQVSIPTANVWVPDILINEFVDVGKSPDIPYVYVTHDGLVRNYKPIQVVTACTLNIYNFPFDVQKCSLTFQSWLHTIDDINITLMRSPEELREDKSVFMNQGEWELLHILSNYKIFSVDDDDYYAEMKFHVVIRRRPLFYTVNLLLPSIFLMVMDVVGFYLPPDSGERVSFKITLLLGYSVFLIIVSDTLPATAIGTPLIGVYFVVCMALLVISLTETVLIVRLVHKQDLQPPVPHWVKYLVLERAPVLFCIHKKHRLCSRLSSGTSDLEHYKDSSYGTAQCSLHHTCEIGRRLSQQDHREAGLLGLHRTPPRDPGPPVMDSILQEVTAIRHFLEKRDRCREVAKEWLQVGYVLDVLLFRVYLVAMVAYSITLGTLWSVWQVA, encoded by the exons ATGAGACCTTCAGCAGCGGCCTGGACggctctggttctgctgctgcttcagggAGCGTCCAGCGCCTGCACAG TGAAGAAAGCGAGCAGCAGCAGTGGGAGGTTTGCAAACGCCACCTTAGTGCGTCTGTCCGAGTTCCTGAGCGCCGGTTATAAGAAAGGAGTGAGACCTGTGAAGGACTGGAGGACGTCCACCATCGTAGCCATCGACCTCATGGTGTACTCCATCCTCAGCGTG GATGAGAAGAACCAGGTTTTGACCACATATGTGTGGTACAGACAG TCGTGGACGGATGAATTCCTGGTGTGGAATCCAGAAGACTTTGATGAAGTCAAACAGGTTTCGATTCCCACGGCCAACGTCTGGGTTCCCGACATCCTCATCAACGAGTT CGTGGACGTGGGGAAGTCTCCAGACATCCCATACGTCTACGTGACCCACGACGGCCTGGTGAGGAACTACAAACCCATCCAGGTGGTCACGGCCTGCACGCTCAACATCTACAACTTCCCCTTCGACGTCCAGAAATGCAGCCTGACCTTCCAGAGCTGGCTCCACACCA TCGACGACATCAACATCACCCTGATGAGGAGCCCTGAAGAGCTGAGGGAGGACAAGAGCGTCTTCATGAACCAGGGCGAGTGGGAGCTGCTCCACATCCTGTCCAACTACAAGATCTTCAGCGTGGACGACGACGACTACTACGCCGAGATGAAGTTCCAC GTGGTGATCCGGCGGCGGCCGCTGTTCTACACGGTGAACCTGCTGCTGCCCAGCATCTTCCTGATGGTGATGGACGTGGTGGGCTTCTACCTGCCTCCAGACAGCGGAGAGAGAGTTTCCTTTAAGATCACTCTGCTGCTCGGCTACTCCGTCTTCCTCATCATCGTGTCCGACACGCTGCCTGCCACGGCCATAGGGACTCCTCTGATAG GTGTGTACTTCGTGGTCTGCATGGCCCTCCTGGTGATCAGTCTGACAGAAACGGTGCTGATCGTCCGTCTGGTCCACAAGCAGGACCTGCAGCCCCCCGTCCCCCACTGGGTCAAGTATCTGGTCCTGGAACGAGCTCCGGTCCTCTTCTGCATCCACAAGAAGCACCGGCTCTGCTCCCGGCTGTCGTCTGGGACCTCCGACCTCGAGCACTACAAGGACAGCAGCTACGGGACCG CGCAGTGCTCACTCCACCACACCTGTGAAATCGGCCGACGGCTCAGCCAGCAGGACCACCGGGAGGCCGGGCTGCTGGGCCTCCACCGGACCCCCCCCAGGGACCCCGGCCCGCCCGTCATGGACAGCATCCTGCAGGAGGTGACGGCCATACGCCACTTCCTGGAGAAGAGGGACCGGTGCCGGGAGGTGGCCAAGGAGTGGCTGCAGGTGGGCTACGTGCTGGACGTGCTGCTCTTCAGGGTCTACCTGGTGGCCATGGTGGCCTACAGCATCACGCTGGGCACGCTGTGGTCCGTCTGGCAGGTGGCCTGA